The Lancefieldella sp. Marseille-Q7238 genomic interval GAGCGTAGCGGTTCAAAACAATCATAGCAGCGTACAGTACCGCCGCGAGCGCTCCGTATATAAGCCCTGTAATCGAGAGATTCTCGCCAACGCTATAGCTGACGATAAGTACCATGCCGGCCAGCACTATCAAAAATCCAATAACTTTTCGCCGAGTGAGCGTTTCATGAAAGAGAAAAGGCGAGAGCGCCATAACTATGACCGGACCGCAGTAGTATTCAAGGGTGGCGACGCCGATTCCGATATGCCGATAGGCCGCGAAAAGGAGCGCCCATTGGAGTCCGAGCGCGATACCTGCGCCGGCAAGGTACTTGAGCTGCTCGGGATGGCGTTTGCATGACAGGCGAGTGCGAGTTATTCCCAAAAGTCCAAAAAGAAACAGCATGCCCAAGATCATGCGGAAAAAAACTATCTGATAACTGGGCAGATTGACACAACTTGCAACTATTCCGTTTGACCCGCAAATCAAGAGCGCGACAAGGTACGCGATTGTGGGCCGAACAGTTGGATTGCCTGCACTTTTGTTGTTAGTGCTTTTGTTGTCGGCAGTCGTCATGCTGGCCGCTGTCCGGGTACACGATCGTGGAAAACGACGCGATAAAAAAGCTTTGAGATTTCATCTTGGTCATTCGTCTGACCGAGCACCCACATGGTTTTAGCGACAAGCGCCTCAGTGCTCATGTCATCCCCGCTCAAAACGCCGCGCTTTTGCGCGTAGGTGTGGCCGACCTGATAAACGCCAAGGTCAAGACCTTCCTCAGGTACCTGCGTCGTAACAACGATGCTGCGACCGGATGCGATCCAATCATCGATGGCCTTCTCATATTCGCCGTCGTGATCGGGAATGCCGCCGATGCCGAAGGTTTCCAAAACAATGGCGTCGTAATCGCGCTTCAGCAGATAGAAAATGCTCGGGTTTAATTCCGGCGTCAGCTTCAGGACAATGACGCGCTCGTTGAGACGGTCGTATGTTTGCAATTTCGGGGAGTCTGGTTTGACTAAGGCATCGTGCGGCTTTGTGGGCATAGTGCAGAGTTCG includes:
- a CDS encoding EamA family transporter, giving the protein MTTADNKSTNNKSAGNPTVRPTIAYLVALLICGSNGIVASCVNLPSYQIVFFRMILGMLFLFGLLGITRTRLSCKRHPEQLKYLAGAGIALGLQWALLFAAYRHIGIGVATLEYYCGPVIVMALSPFLFHETLTRRKVIGFLIVLAGMVLIVSYSVGENLSITGLIYGALAAVLYAAMIVLNRYAPDIEGLEGTTMQLAVGAGAVGIITLLVHGIEIPADIHAVNWGALLILGLFNTGVGSGLYFPQLTKIPVQRVAVFGYLEPLSAVLFSSLLLGEPLGILKIAGAFCIIGGALFAETARSEIARTS